AGACCGCGCCCGCCACCAGTCCGGGGATGCGCCCCACCGTCCGGTTGGTGATGTCGATGTCGCTGATCCGGTGGGTCAGCATCACCGCGAACAGGATCAGCACGAGAATGCCTCCCACGTAGATCAACACCTGCACCGCCGCCACGAAGTCCGCGCCCAGGAACACGTAGAGCGCGGCCACCCCGCCGAAGGTGCCCAGCAGCGAGAACGCCGAGTGCACGATGTTGCGCGAGAACGCCACGATGCACGCGGACCCCACCACCACCAGGGCAACCAGGTAGAAAACGAGGACGTGTATGGGAATCTCCATGATCGTATCAGCCTTTTGATGGGAGCAGCCTTTTGATGGGAGGTCTACCGGCCCGTATCAGACGAATGGGGCCGGCAGTAGGTGCACCGCGGCGGCGGGAACAGCAGCCTTCCGGCGATCAAGCCTCGCGGATCCGGCTTCGTGGCCGTCAGTTTTCCGGTTCGGCTATCTCGTCCAGGTACCTCTTTCCGATATCCACCTTCTGAACCATCCGGGGTTCCGTCTCTCCGCCCTTCTTCGGCTTGTACAGAGGCACTCTCTCGGTCACGAAATGACGCACCAGACCGGCGGGATTGTTGCAGGCGCCCTCGAACTCTTGAGTGTGGCGAATGGATCCCGTGGGGCAGGCCTCCATGCACAGCCCACAATACATGCACTTGCATATGTCGATGTCAAACAGGGTGAAGTCGCGCTGGTTCGTCTCGGTGTTCCGTTCGATGCCGATGGCGATGCAGTTGATCGGGCACACCCGCTCGCACGCCAGGCACCCGGTGCAGATGTCCATGTCGACCTCGAGGATGCCGCGGTAACGCAGGGGCAGAGTGTCCTGCACCTGCTGCGCGATGCGGTCGGGATACTGCACCGTGGAGGGCTTGCGCACGAAGTGCGAGAAGGTGATGGACATGCCCTCGAAGATGCTGCTCACGGTATCCTTGATGTTCCCGAAGTATGCGATGACTGCGCTCATGACGTTTCCCCGCTTTCGTTATCCCTAGACGTAGGGCTTGAGGTAAAGCTCGGGGCGCGAGTGCCTGATCTGGTAGGCCACCCGCCACATGAAATAAACGATTACCAGCACCGTGAAGCCCAGGGTCGCCAGGCTCAGCGCGGGGTTTCCCTCGGGCCAGATCACCAGCAGCACGATGGTGCCGAACAGGCACACGAACGCGATGGGCACCATGTATTTCCAGCACATGGCCATGAGCTGGTCCACCCGCACCCGAGGCAGGGTGCCGCGGATCCACATGGCCACCAGGACCCACAGATATGACTTGGCGAAGAAGACCGTGAACTCCACCACGCCCTTGGCCACCGGATGCTCGGCCATGGTCACGCCGAAAATGGTCGCCGGAATCTGCCAGCCGCCGAGGAACAGGGTCGTCGCGATGGCGCCGATGACGTACAGGTTGCCCCACTCCGCGAAGAAGAAGAACAGGAAGCGCATGCCGCTGTACTCGGTCACGTAGCCGGCCACCAGCTCTGACTCGGCCTCGGGAATGTCGAAGGGCGTGCGGTTGCCCTCGGCCAGCGCCGAGGTGAAGAACATGAAGAAGGCCACCAGGGTGAAGGGGTTGTAGAAGATGAACCAGTCCTGCGGCGCCCAGCCCTGGGCCTGGATGATGCCCTGCATGCTCAGGGTGCCGGACAGGAAGATCACCACCAGCACCGACAGCCCGGCGGGGATCTCGTAGCTGACGATCTGCGCGGCGGAGCGCATGCCGCCCAGGAGCGACCACTTGTTGTTGGACGACCAGCCCGCCATCAGGATGCCCACCACCGCCAGCGAGGTGATGGCCAGCAGGTAGAGGATGCCGATGTTCAGGTCGGCGGGGATCAGCCAGCTTCCGAAGGGGATGACGACGAAGGCCCCGATGAACCCGGCGAAGACGACGTACGGCGCCAACAGGAAGAGCTTCCTGTCGGCCGACGCCGGGACGATGTCCTCTTTCTGGATGTTCTTGACGCCGTCCGCGAGCCACTGGAGGATGCCCTGCGGCCCGACCCGGTTGGGGCCGACGCGGGACTGCATGCGCGCCCACACGCGCCGCTCGAGCCAGCTCGTGACCCCGGCCAGCGGCGCGACGAAGAACGACAGCACGGCGAAGGCCACGAGGATCGCCGCCAGCGCATAGCCCACGGACACCGGGATGGCCCCCGGCAGCAAGGCCTGTATCAGGGACTGTATGAGGTCTTGAATGGTGGATTCCATC
This region of Deltaproteobacteria bacterium genomic DNA includes:
- a CDS encoding NADH-quinone oxidoreductase subunit J translates to MEIPIHVLVFYLVALVVVGSACIVAFSRNIVHSAFSLLGTFGGVAALYVFLGADFVAAVQVLIYVGGILVLILFAVMLTHRISDIDITNRTVGRIPGLVAGAVFLCILVYAIAGTDWAKAKEVAFEPTTAAIGNLFLGEYLLPFQIAAVVLLVALIGAITLSRKEIKE
- a CDS encoding 4Fe-4S binding protein, which translates into the protein MSAVIAYFGNIKDTVSSIFEGMSITFSHFVRKPSTVQYPDRIAQQVQDTLPLRYRGILEVDMDICTGCLACERVCPINCIAIGIERNTETNQRDFTLFDIDICKCMYCGLCMEACPTGSIRHTQEFEGACNNPAGLVRHFVTERVPLYKPKKGGETEPRMVQKVDIGKRYLDEIAEPEN
- the nuoH gene encoding NADH-quinone oxidoreductase subunit NuoH, whose product is MESTIQDLIQSLIQALLPGAIPVSVGYALAAILVAFAVLSFFVAPLAGVTSWLERRVWARMQSRVGPNRVGPQGILQWLADGVKNIQKEDIVPASADRKLFLLAPYVVFAGFIGAFVVIPFGSWLIPADLNIGILYLLAITSLAVVGILMAGWSSNNKWSLLGGMRSAAQIVSYEIPAGLSVLVVIFLSGTLSMQGIIQAQGWAPQDWFIFYNPFTLVAFFMFFTSALAEGNRTPFDIPEAESELVAGYVTEYSGMRFLFFFFAEWGNLYVIGAIATTLFLGGWQIPATIFGVTMAEHPVAKGVVEFTVFFAKSYLWVLVAMWIRGTLPRVRVDQLMAMCWKYMVPIAFVCLFGTIVLLVIWPEGNPALSLATLGFTVLVIVYFMWRVAYQIRHSRPELYLKPYV